A DNA window from Sphingomonas profundi contains the following coding sequences:
- a CDS encoding adenylosuccinate synthase, whose translation MANVTVIGAQWGDEGKGKIVDWLAERADVVVRFQGGHNAGHTLVVGGTTYKLSLLPSGIVRGTLSVIGNGVVLDPWHFRDEVAKLAAQGVTITPDNLHIAETCPLILPFHRDLDGLREDASGAGKIGTTRRGIGPAYEDKVGRRAIRVCDLAHLDDLAPQLDRLCAHHDALRAGFGEAPIDRDEIVAGLREIADFILPYARPVWLTLNEARRRGDRILFEGAQGVLLDVDHGTYPFVTSSNTIAGTAAGGSGLGPSAAGFVLGIVKAYTTRVGSGPFPTELEDAIGQRLGERGHEFGTVTGRKRRCGWFDAVLVRQSAAVSGITGIALTKLDVLDGFDELRICTGYTVDGRPFDYLPPHPQDQARAVPVYETIEGWSESTAGARSWADLPAQAIKYIRRVEELIRCPVALVSTSPERDDTILVRDPFAD comes from the coding sequence ATGGCCAACGTCACCGTCATCGGCGCCCAGTGGGGCGATGAAGGCAAGGGCAAGATCGTCGACTGGCTGGCCGAGCGGGCCGACGTCGTCGTGCGCTTCCAGGGCGGGCACAATGCCGGGCACACGCTGGTGGTGGGCGGCACGACCTACAAGCTCAGCCTGCTGCCCTCCGGCATCGTGCGCGGCACCCTCTCGGTGATCGGCAACGGCGTCGTGCTCGACCCGTGGCACTTCCGCGACGAGGTGGCGAAGCTCGCCGCGCAGGGCGTGACGATTACGCCCGATAACCTGCACATCGCCGAGACGTGCCCGCTGATCCTGCCGTTCCACCGCGATCTGGACGGACTGCGCGAGGATGCGAGCGGCGCCGGCAAGATCGGCACCACCCGCCGCGGCATCGGCCCGGCCTATGAGGACAAGGTGGGGCGGCGGGCGATCCGCGTGTGCGATCTCGCCCATCTCGACGATCTCGCGCCGCAGCTCGATCGGCTCTGCGCCCACCACGACGCCCTGCGCGCCGGCTTCGGCGAGGCGCCGATCGATCGCGACGAGATCGTGGCGGGCCTGCGCGAGATCGCGGACTTCATCCTGCCTTATGCCAGGCCGGTGTGGCTCACCCTGAACGAGGCGCGGCGGCGCGGCGACCGCATCCTGTTCGAAGGCGCGCAGGGCGTGCTGCTCGACGTCGATCACGGCACCTATCCGTTCGTCACCTCGTCCAACACGATCGCCGGCACCGCCGCCGGCGGCTCGGGCCTCGGCCCATCGGCGGCCGGCTTCGTGCTCGGCATCGTCAAGGCCTACACCACGCGCGTCGGCTCCGGCCCCTTCCCCACCGAGCTGGAGGACGCGATCGGCCAGCGGCTGGGCGAGCGGGGGCACGAGTTCGGCACCGTCACCGGGCGCAAGCGGCGCTGCGGCTGGTTCGATGCGGTGCTGGTGCGCCAGTCCGCCGCCGTCTCCGGCATCACCGGCATCGCGCTGACTAAGCTGGACGTGCTGGACGGCTTCGACGAACTGAGGATCTGCACCGGCTACACGGTGGACGGCCGCCCGTTCGACTATCTGCCGCCGCACCCGCAGGACCAGGCCCGCGCCGTGCCGGTGTACGAGACGATCGAGGGCTGGAGCGAGTCCACCGCCGGCGCGCGCAGCTGGGCCGACCTGCCGGCGCAGGCGATCAAGTATATCCGCCGGGTGGAGGAGCTGATCCGCTGCCCGGTCGCGCTCGTCTCCACCAGCCCGGAGCGCGACGACACCATCCTGGTGCGCGACCCCTTCGCCGACTGA